One Euwallacea fornicatus isolate EFF26 chromosome 22, ASM4011564v1, whole genome shotgun sequence genomic region harbors:
- the LOC136346066 gene encoding transcription initiation factor TFIID subunit 4-like isoform X5, with amino-acid sequence MASAKFLEEALNTDVDESAVNAIVGSLENQLGSTAPHAQPPNAGLQQNHVNSPLSNGGTASAPQKHGTIANGDSISAGSVSNAVDKQLNNAYMNATQQPTSTYNLPQSDQKPQEGVKIVYSQGGQVMGGQGAVLQQRPPQGQIPNGTINMTQQTVLGSSPSTIAQVPVQKPPTIVLKAGNPGGTPGLVTVPVNAVPQANNQLTLQSFHGLQPGQQGALLLKTENGQYQLLRVGPAPAQAANLTTSQPGGQPVTFRMQTVPAQGTVSGAATNPVQAGGTTTVSSTQPVVQTTPPVQQRPANDNTKEKCRKFLANLLELSSREPKSVERNVRTLIQELIDNKVEPEDFCDKLERLLNASPQPCLIGFLKKSLPLLRHSLANNELTIEGIRPPPPNVFSVAGAAPTVQTVRAAAPAIAGGQQVRIVGPGAAVVRAAAPGAPGVLQHRLVAPLRGTVQQPPTRMVTAIRQPVSQHQTISASQPPALHPVYAGAGQQQVVPSQNASQQPRPTVARPLQVRPAGQGRPPPQRVVAPAGSKNVSVVGAKGAISGIGSNRPSAKEKEKKSFSAAYTGDDDINDVAAMGGVNLAEETQKILGSTEYVGTQIRSCKEDILCSMGPLQLKIRQILTKHGLEDPSTGDVAACVSHAAQERLRNLVEKLAVITEHRLELVKSDSRYEVTNDIKGQLKFLEDLDKAERKKHEELEREMLLRAAKSRSKTEDPEQAKLKAKAKEMQRVEMEELRQREANATALQAIGPRKKPRLDGETTMNAQNPSVGGTNNTPHRGQMPLRQRIKKVTMRDLQFLFESEKDLCRSKLLYKAYLK; translated from the exons ATGGCGTCGGCAAAGTTTCTCGAGGAAGCTCTGAATACAGACGTGGACGAATCAGCAGTGAACGCGATTGTGGGCTCCTTAGAGAACCAGCTTGGCTCCACTGCGCCCCATGCTCAGCCCCCGAATGCAGGTTTGCAGCAAAACCACGTGAATAGTCCGTTATCAAACGGCGGGACGGCGTCAGCCCCCCAGAAACATGGGACTATCGCCAACGGTGACTCGATCAGCGCGGGCAGCGTTTCCAATGCTGTCGACAAACAATTGAACAATGCGTACATGAATGCAACACAACAGCCCACTTCGACGTACAATTTACCGCAAAGTGATCAGAAGCCCCAGGAAGGGGTGAAGATAGTGTACTCTCAAGGGGGACAGGTCATGGGAGGCCAAGGGGCTGTGCTGCAGCAGCGCCCCCCACAGGGCCAGATCCCTAATGGGACCATCAATATGACCCAACAAACG GTTCTTGGGTCATCTCCATCAACCATTGCGCAAGTCCCAGTACAAAAACCCCCCACCATAGTACTCAAGGCTGGTAACCCAGGAGGTACACCAGGTCTAGTTACTGTACCTGTCAATGCAGTTCCCCAAGCCAACAAT CAACTAACGTTACAGTCGTTTCACGGTTTGCAACCGGGTCAACAGGGGGCCTTGCTACTAAAAACTGAGAATGGCCAGTACCAATTGCTACGAGTGGGTCCCGCCCCCGCCCAAGCTGCCAATTTGACAACTTCTCAACCTGGGGGTCAACCTGTTACTTTTCGCATGCAAACGGTCCCTGCG CAAGGTACAGTGTCAGGAGCCGCGACTAATCCGGTTCAAGCAGGAGGTACCACCACAGTTAGCTCGACACAGCCTGTAGTACAGACTACGCCACCTGTGCAG CAGAGACCGGCCAATGACAATACCAAAGAGAAGTGTCGCAAGTTTTTGGCCAACTTACTAGAGTTGTCCAGTAGGGAACCGAAATCGGTGGAACGGAATGTGCGGACACTGATACAGGAACTAATTGACAACAAGGTTGAACCTGAGGACTTTTGTGATAAGTTGGAGCGGTTGTTGAATGCCAGTCCTCAGCCATGCCTCATCGGGTTTCTAAAG aaaagtcTCCCCCTCTTACGTCATTCGCTCGCCAACAACGAGCTTACGATTGAGGGCATAAGACCGCCGCCGCCCAATGTCTTCTCGGTGGCAGGAGCTGCCCCAACCGTCCAAACGGTTAGAGCAGCCGCCCCCGCTATTGCGGGCGGTCAACAAGTTAGAATTGTTGGACCGGGAGCTGCAGTGGTTCGAGCCGCAGCCCCTGGAGCTCCCGGAGTTTTGCAACATAGACTGGTCGCCCCGCTTCGAGGAACTGTCCAACAACCGCCCACACGAATG GTAACAGCTATTCGACAACCAGTTTCTCAACATCAAACGATCTCAGCATCTCAACCTCCTGCGTTACATCCCGTATATGCAGGAGCTGGTCAACAGCAAGTAGTACCGTCGCAAAATGCCTCTCAGCAGCCTAGGCCTACCGTGGCTAGGCCTCTGCAAGTGAGGCCTGCTGGGCAGGGTAGACCACCTCCTCAGAGAGTGGTAGCCCCTGCTGGAAGTAAAAATGTATCGGTGGTGGGAGCAAAGGGAGCAATTTCTGGAATCGGATCGAATAGACCGTCAGCAAAAGAGAAAG AAAAGAAATCATTTTCGGCAGCATATACCGGTGACGACGACATCAACGATGTAGCTGCCATGGGTGGCGTAAATCTGGCGGAGGAGACGCAGAAAATTTTGGGCTCAACCGAATACGTGGGAACCCAAATTCGGTCGTGCAAAGAAGATATATTGTGTTCAATGGGTCCACTACAATTAAAA ATTAGGCAAATTTTGACCAAACACGGGTTGGAGGACCCGAGTACCGGTGATGTCGCGGCATGCGTATCACACGCCGCCCAAGAGCGGTTGCGAAACTTGGTGGAAAAGCTCGCGGTCATCACCGAACATAGACTAGAATTAGTGAAAAGTGATTCTCGGTATGAGGTTACCAATGATATTAAGG GTCAACTGAAGTTTTTAGAGGATCTGGACAAAGCTGAAAGGAAAAAGCACGAGGAACTGGAACGAGAAATGCTTCTTCGGGCGGCGAAAAGCCGCTCGAAGACCGAGGATCCCGAACAGGCCAAACTCAAAG CTAAAGCGAAGGAGATGCAAAGAGTAGAGATGGAAGAGTTGCGGCAGAGAGAGGCGAACGCCACTGCTTTGCAGGCCATCGGACCCAGGAAAAAACCTCGATTGGATGGAGAAACGACAATGAATGCACAG aACCCGTCCGTGGGCGGTACCAACAACACCCCACATCGCGGCCAAATGCCGCTCCGTCAGCGCATAAAAAAAGTAACGATGCGCGACCTCCAGTTCCTGTTCGAGAGCGAAAAAGACCTGTGTAGGAGTAAACTGTTGTACAAGGCGTACCTCAAGTGA
- the LOC136346066 gene encoding transcription initiation factor TFIID subunit 4-like isoform X7, which translates to MASAKFLEEALNTDVDESAVNAIVGSLENQLGSTAPHAQPPNAGLQQNHVNSPLSNGGTASAPQKHGTIANGDSISAGSVSNAVDKQLNNAYMNATQQPTSTYNLPQSDQKPQEGVKIVYSQGGQVMGGQGAVLQQRPPQGQIPNGTINMTQQTVLGSSPSTIAQVPVQKPPTIVLKAGNPGGTPGLVTVPVNAVPQANNGALLLKTENGQYQLLRVGPAPAQAANLTTSQPGGQPVTFRMQTVPAQGTVSGAATNPVQAGGTTTVSSTQPVVQTTPPVQQRPANDNTKEKCRKFLANLLELSSREPKSVERNVRTLIQELIDNKVEPEDFCDKLERLLNASPQPCLIGFLKKSLPLLRHSLANNELTIEGIRPPPPNVFSVAGAAPTVQTVRAAAPAIAGGQQVRIVGPGAAVVRAAAPGAPGVLQHRLVAPLRGTVQQPPTRMVTAIRQPVSQHQTISASQPPALHPVYAGAGQQQVVPSQNASQQPRPTVARPLQVRPAGQGRPPPQRVVAPAGSKNVSVVGAKGAISGIGSNRPSAKEKEKKSFSAAYTGDDDINDVAAMGGVNLAEETQKILGSTEYVGTQIRSCKEDILCSMGPLQLKIRQILTKHGLEDPSTGDVAACVSHAAQERLRNLVEKLAVITEHRLELVKSDSRYEVTNDIKGQLKFLEDLDKAERKKHEELEREMLLRAAKSRSKTEDPEQAKLKAKAKEMQRVEMEELRQREANATALQAIGPRKKPRLDGETTMNAQNPSVGGTNNTPHRGQMPLRQRIKKVTMRDLQFLFESEKDLCRSKLLYKAYLK; encoded by the exons ATGGCGTCGGCAAAGTTTCTCGAGGAAGCTCTGAATACAGACGTGGACGAATCAGCAGTGAACGCGATTGTGGGCTCCTTAGAGAACCAGCTTGGCTCCACTGCGCCCCATGCTCAGCCCCCGAATGCAGGTTTGCAGCAAAACCACGTGAATAGTCCGTTATCAAACGGCGGGACGGCGTCAGCCCCCCAGAAACATGGGACTATCGCCAACGGTGACTCGATCAGCGCGGGCAGCGTTTCCAATGCTGTCGACAAACAATTGAACAATGCGTACATGAATGCAACACAACAGCCCACTTCGACGTACAATTTACCGCAAAGTGATCAGAAGCCCCAGGAAGGGGTGAAGATAGTGTACTCTCAAGGGGGACAGGTCATGGGAGGCCAAGGGGCTGTGCTGCAGCAGCGCCCCCCACAGGGCCAGATCCCTAATGGGACCATCAATATGACCCAACAAACG GTTCTTGGGTCATCTCCATCAACCATTGCGCAAGTCCCAGTACAAAAACCCCCCACCATAGTACTCAAGGCTGGTAACCCAGGAGGTACACCAGGTCTAGTTACTGTACCTGTCAATGCAGTTCCCCAAGCCAACAAT GGGGCCTTGCTACTAAAAACTGAGAATGGCCAGTACCAATTGCTACGAGTGGGTCCCGCCCCCGCCCAAGCTGCCAATTTGACAACTTCTCAACCTGGGGGTCAACCTGTTACTTTTCGCATGCAAACGGTCCCTGCG CAAGGTACAGTGTCAGGAGCCGCGACTAATCCGGTTCAAGCAGGAGGTACCACCACAGTTAGCTCGACACAGCCTGTAGTACAGACTACGCCACCTGTGCAG CAGAGACCGGCCAATGACAATACCAAAGAGAAGTGTCGCAAGTTTTTGGCCAACTTACTAGAGTTGTCCAGTAGGGAACCGAAATCGGTGGAACGGAATGTGCGGACACTGATACAGGAACTAATTGACAACAAGGTTGAACCTGAGGACTTTTGTGATAAGTTGGAGCGGTTGTTGAATGCCAGTCCTCAGCCATGCCTCATCGGGTTTCTAAAG aaaagtcTCCCCCTCTTACGTCATTCGCTCGCCAACAACGAGCTTACGATTGAGGGCATAAGACCGCCGCCGCCCAATGTCTTCTCGGTGGCAGGAGCTGCCCCAACCGTCCAAACGGTTAGAGCAGCCGCCCCCGCTATTGCGGGCGGTCAACAAGTTAGAATTGTTGGACCGGGAGCTGCAGTGGTTCGAGCCGCAGCCCCTGGAGCTCCCGGAGTTTTGCAACATAGACTGGTCGCCCCGCTTCGAGGAACTGTCCAACAACCGCCCACACGAATG GTAACAGCTATTCGACAACCAGTTTCTCAACATCAAACGATCTCAGCATCTCAACCTCCTGCGTTACATCCCGTATATGCAGGAGCTGGTCAACAGCAAGTAGTACCGTCGCAAAATGCCTCTCAGCAGCCTAGGCCTACCGTGGCTAGGCCTCTGCAAGTGAGGCCTGCTGGGCAGGGTAGACCACCTCCTCAGAGAGTGGTAGCCCCTGCTGGAAGTAAAAATGTATCGGTGGTGGGAGCAAAGGGAGCAATTTCTGGAATCGGATCGAATAGACCGTCAGCAAAAGAGAAAG AAAAGAAATCATTTTCGGCAGCATATACCGGTGACGACGACATCAACGATGTAGCTGCCATGGGTGGCGTAAATCTGGCGGAGGAGACGCAGAAAATTTTGGGCTCAACCGAATACGTGGGAACCCAAATTCGGTCGTGCAAAGAAGATATATTGTGTTCAATGGGTCCACTACAATTAAAA ATTAGGCAAATTTTGACCAAACACGGGTTGGAGGACCCGAGTACCGGTGATGTCGCGGCATGCGTATCACACGCCGCCCAAGAGCGGTTGCGAAACTTGGTGGAAAAGCTCGCGGTCATCACCGAACATAGACTAGAATTAGTGAAAAGTGATTCTCGGTATGAGGTTACCAATGATATTAAGG GTCAACTGAAGTTTTTAGAGGATCTGGACAAAGCTGAAAGGAAAAAGCACGAGGAACTGGAACGAGAAATGCTTCTTCGGGCGGCGAAAAGCCGCTCGAAGACCGAGGATCCCGAACAGGCCAAACTCAAAG CTAAAGCGAAGGAGATGCAAAGAGTAGAGATGGAAGAGTTGCGGCAGAGAGAGGCGAACGCCACTGCTTTGCAGGCCATCGGACCCAGGAAAAAACCTCGATTGGATGGAGAAACGACAATGAATGCACAG aACCCGTCCGTGGGCGGTACCAACAACACCCCACATCGCGGCCAAATGCCGCTCCGTCAGCGCATAAAAAAAGTAACGATGCGCGACCTCCAGTTCCTGTTCGAGAGCGAAAAAGACCTGTGTAGGAGTAAACTGTTGTACAAGGCGTACCTCAAGTGA
- the LOC136346066 gene encoding transcription initiation factor TFIID subunit 4-like isoform X3, with protein MASAKFLEEALNTDVDESAVNAIVGSLENQLGSTAPHAQPPNAGLQQNHVNSPLSNGGTASAPQKHGTIANGDSISAGSVSNAVDKQLNNAYMNATQQPTSTYNLPQSDQKPQEGVKIVYSQGGQVMGGQGAVLQQRPPQGQIPNGTINMTQQTVLGSSPSTIAQVPVQKPPTIVLKAGNPGGTPGLVTVPVNAVPQANNGTQGIQTTTIGVSSQPILSNLQVVNVRPQGGQTKAPARVVLSAAPGLVGARPGAPSFHGLQPGQQGALLLKTENGQYQLLRVGPAPAQAANLTTSQPGGQPVTFRMQTVPAQGTVSGAATNPVQAGGTTTVSSTQPVVQTTPPVQQRPANDNTKEKCRKFLANLLELSSREPKSVERNVRTLIQELIDNKVEPEDFCDKLERLLNASPQPCLIGFLKKSLPLLRHSLANNELTIEGIRPPPPNVFSVAGAAPTVQTVRAAAPAIAGGQQVRIVGPGAAVVRAAAPGAPGVLQHRLVAPLRGTVQQPPTRMVTAIRQPVSQHQTISASQPPALHPVYAGAGQQQVVPSQNASQQPRPTVARPLQVRPAGQGRPPPQRVVAPAGSKNVSVVGAKGAISGIGSNRPSAKEKEKKSFSAAYTGDDDINDVAAMGGVNLAEETQKILGSTEYVGTQIRSCKEDILCSMGPLQLKIRQILTKHGLEDPSTGDVAACVSHAAQERLRNLVEKLAVITEHRLELVKSDSRYEVTNDIKGQLKFLEDLDKAERKKHEELEREMLLRAAKSRSKTEDPEQAKLKAKAKEMQRVEMEELRQREANATALQAIGPRKKPRLDGETTMNAQNPSVGGTNNTPHRGQMPLRQRIKKVTMRDLQFLFESEKDLCRSKLLYKAYLK; from the exons ATGGCGTCGGCAAAGTTTCTCGAGGAAGCTCTGAATACAGACGTGGACGAATCAGCAGTGAACGCGATTGTGGGCTCCTTAGAGAACCAGCTTGGCTCCACTGCGCCCCATGCTCAGCCCCCGAATGCAGGTTTGCAGCAAAACCACGTGAATAGTCCGTTATCAAACGGCGGGACGGCGTCAGCCCCCCAGAAACATGGGACTATCGCCAACGGTGACTCGATCAGCGCGGGCAGCGTTTCCAATGCTGTCGACAAACAATTGAACAATGCGTACATGAATGCAACACAACAGCCCACTTCGACGTACAATTTACCGCAAAGTGATCAGAAGCCCCAGGAAGGGGTGAAGATAGTGTACTCTCAAGGGGGACAGGTCATGGGAGGCCAAGGGGCTGTGCTGCAGCAGCGCCCCCCACAGGGCCAGATCCCTAATGGGACCATCAATATGACCCAACAAACG GTTCTTGGGTCATCTCCATCAACCATTGCGCAAGTCCCAGTACAAAAACCCCCCACCATAGTACTCAAGGCTGGTAACCCAGGAGGTACACCAGGTCTAGTTACTGTACCTGTCAATGCAGTTCCCCAAGCCAACAAT GGTACACAAGGCATTCAAACAACTACTATAGGTGTCTCTTCCCAACCGATCCTATCTAACCTGCAAGTGGTCAATGTGCGTCCCCAAGGGGGGCAAACCAAGGCCCCTGCTCGAGTTGTTCTGAGCGCGGCTCCTGGGCTGGTGGGGGCCCGGCCGGGCGCACCT TCGTTTCACGGTTTGCAACCGGGTCAACAGGGGGCCTTGCTACTAAAAACTGAGAATGGCCAGTACCAATTGCTACGAGTGGGTCCCGCCCCCGCCCAAGCTGCCAATTTGACAACTTCTCAACCTGGGGGTCAACCTGTTACTTTTCGCATGCAAACGGTCCCTGCG CAAGGTACAGTGTCAGGAGCCGCGACTAATCCGGTTCAAGCAGGAGGTACCACCACAGTTAGCTCGACACAGCCTGTAGTACAGACTACGCCACCTGTGCAG CAGAGACCGGCCAATGACAATACCAAAGAGAAGTGTCGCAAGTTTTTGGCCAACTTACTAGAGTTGTCCAGTAGGGAACCGAAATCGGTGGAACGGAATGTGCGGACACTGATACAGGAACTAATTGACAACAAGGTTGAACCTGAGGACTTTTGTGATAAGTTGGAGCGGTTGTTGAATGCCAGTCCTCAGCCATGCCTCATCGGGTTTCTAAAG aaaagtcTCCCCCTCTTACGTCATTCGCTCGCCAACAACGAGCTTACGATTGAGGGCATAAGACCGCCGCCGCCCAATGTCTTCTCGGTGGCAGGAGCTGCCCCAACCGTCCAAACGGTTAGAGCAGCCGCCCCCGCTATTGCGGGCGGTCAACAAGTTAGAATTGTTGGACCGGGAGCTGCAGTGGTTCGAGCCGCAGCCCCTGGAGCTCCCGGAGTTTTGCAACATAGACTGGTCGCCCCGCTTCGAGGAACTGTCCAACAACCGCCCACACGAATG GTAACAGCTATTCGACAACCAGTTTCTCAACATCAAACGATCTCAGCATCTCAACCTCCTGCGTTACATCCCGTATATGCAGGAGCTGGTCAACAGCAAGTAGTACCGTCGCAAAATGCCTCTCAGCAGCCTAGGCCTACCGTGGCTAGGCCTCTGCAAGTGAGGCCTGCTGGGCAGGGTAGACCACCTCCTCAGAGAGTGGTAGCCCCTGCTGGAAGTAAAAATGTATCGGTGGTGGGAGCAAAGGGAGCAATTTCTGGAATCGGATCGAATAGACCGTCAGCAAAAGAGAAAG AAAAGAAATCATTTTCGGCAGCATATACCGGTGACGACGACATCAACGATGTAGCTGCCATGGGTGGCGTAAATCTGGCGGAGGAGACGCAGAAAATTTTGGGCTCAACCGAATACGTGGGAACCCAAATTCGGTCGTGCAAAGAAGATATATTGTGTTCAATGGGTCCACTACAATTAAAA ATTAGGCAAATTTTGACCAAACACGGGTTGGAGGACCCGAGTACCGGTGATGTCGCGGCATGCGTATCACACGCCGCCCAAGAGCGGTTGCGAAACTTGGTGGAAAAGCTCGCGGTCATCACCGAACATAGACTAGAATTAGTGAAAAGTGATTCTCGGTATGAGGTTACCAATGATATTAAGG GTCAACTGAAGTTTTTAGAGGATCTGGACAAAGCTGAAAGGAAAAAGCACGAGGAACTGGAACGAGAAATGCTTCTTCGGGCGGCGAAAAGCCGCTCGAAGACCGAGGATCCCGAACAGGCCAAACTCAAAG CTAAAGCGAAGGAGATGCAAAGAGTAGAGATGGAAGAGTTGCGGCAGAGAGAGGCGAACGCCACTGCTTTGCAGGCCATCGGACCCAGGAAAAAACCTCGATTGGATGGAGAAACGACAATGAATGCACAG aACCCGTCCGTGGGCGGTACCAACAACACCCCACATCGCGGCCAAATGCCGCTCCGTCAGCGCATAAAAAAAGTAACGATGCGCGACCTCCAGTTCCTGTTCGAGAGCGAAAAAGACCTGTGTAGGAGTAAACTGTTGTACAAGGCGTACCTCAAGTGA
- the LOC136346066 gene encoding transcription initiation factor TFIID subunit 4-like isoform X4, with translation MASAKFLEEALNTDVDESAVNAIVGSLENQLGSTAPHAQPPNAGLQQNHVNSPLSNGGTASAPQKHGTIANGDSISAGSVSNAVDKQLNNAYMNATQQPTSTYNLPQSDQKPQEGVKIVYSQGGQVMGGQGAVLQQRPPQGQIPNGTINMTQQTVLGSSPSTIAQVPVQKPPTIVLKAGNPGGTPGLVTVPVNAVPQANNGTQGIQTTTIGVSSQPILSNLQVVNVRPQGGQTKAPARVVLSAAPGLVGARPGAPGALLLKTENGQYQLLRVGPAPAQAANLTTSQPGGQPVTFRMQTVPAQGTVSGAATNPVQAGGTTTVSSTQPVVQTTPPVQQRPANDNTKEKCRKFLANLLELSSREPKSVERNVRTLIQELIDNKVEPEDFCDKLERLLNASPQPCLIGFLKKSLPLLRHSLANNELTIEGIRPPPPNVFSVAGAAPTVQTVRAAAPAIAGGQQVRIVGPGAAVVRAAAPGAPGVLQHRLVAPLRGTVQQPPTRMVTAIRQPVSQHQTISASQPPALHPVYAGAGQQQVVPSQNASQQPRPTVARPLQVRPAGQGRPPPQRVVAPAGSKNVSVVGAKGAISGIGSNRPSAKEKEKKSFSAAYTGDDDINDVAAMGGVNLAEETQKILGSTEYVGTQIRSCKEDILCSMGPLQLKIRQILTKHGLEDPSTGDVAACVSHAAQERLRNLVEKLAVITEHRLELVKSDSRYEVTNDIKGQLKFLEDLDKAERKKHEELEREMLLRAAKSRSKTEDPEQAKLKAKAKEMQRVEMEELRQREANATALQAIGPRKKPRLDGETTMNAQNPSVGGTNNTPHRGQMPLRQRIKKVTMRDLQFLFESEKDLCRSKLLYKAYLK, from the exons ATGGCGTCGGCAAAGTTTCTCGAGGAAGCTCTGAATACAGACGTGGACGAATCAGCAGTGAACGCGATTGTGGGCTCCTTAGAGAACCAGCTTGGCTCCACTGCGCCCCATGCTCAGCCCCCGAATGCAGGTTTGCAGCAAAACCACGTGAATAGTCCGTTATCAAACGGCGGGACGGCGTCAGCCCCCCAGAAACATGGGACTATCGCCAACGGTGACTCGATCAGCGCGGGCAGCGTTTCCAATGCTGTCGACAAACAATTGAACAATGCGTACATGAATGCAACACAACAGCCCACTTCGACGTACAATTTACCGCAAAGTGATCAGAAGCCCCAGGAAGGGGTGAAGATAGTGTACTCTCAAGGGGGACAGGTCATGGGAGGCCAAGGGGCTGTGCTGCAGCAGCGCCCCCCACAGGGCCAGATCCCTAATGGGACCATCAATATGACCCAACAAACG GTTCTTGGGTCATCTCCATCAACCATTGCGCAAGTCCCAGTACAAAAACCCCCCACCATAGTACTCAAGGCTGGTAACCCAGGAGGTACACCAGGTCTAGTTACTGTACCTGTCAATGCAGTTCCCCAAGCCAACAAT GGTACACAAGGCATTCAAACAACTACTATAGGTGTCTCTTCCCAACCGATCCTATCTAACCTGCAAGTGGTCAATGTGCGTCCCCAAGGGGGGCAAACCAAGGCCCCTGCTCGAGTTGTTCTGAGCGCGGCTCCTGGGCTGGTGGGGGCCCGGCCGGGCGCACCT GGGGCCTTGCTACTAAAAACTGAGAATGGCCAGTACCAATTGCTACGAGTGGGTCCCGCCCCCGCCCAAGCTGCCAATTTGACAACTTCTCAACCTGGGGGTCAACCTGTTACTTTTCGCATGCAAACGGTCCCTGCG CAAGGTACAGTGTCAGGAGCCGCGACTAATCCGGTTCAAGCAGGAGGTACCACCACAGTTAGCTCGACACAGCCTGTAGTACAGACTACGCCACCTGTGCAG CAGAGACCGGCCAATGACAATACCAAAGAGAAGTGTCGCAAGTTTTTGGCCAACTTACTAGAGTTGTCCAGTAGGGAACCGAAATCGGTGGAACGGAATGTGCGGACACTGATACAGGAACTAATTGACAACAAGGTTGAACCTGAGGACTTTTGTGATAAGTTGGAGCGGTTGTTGAATGCCAGTCCTCAGCCATGCCTCATCGGGTTTCTAAAG aaaagtcTCCCCCTCTTACGTCATTCGCTCGCCAACAACGAGCTTACGATTGAGGGCATAAGACCGCCGCCGCCCAATGTCTTCTCGGTGGCAGGAGCTGCCCCAACCGTCCAAACGGTTAGAGCAGCCGCCCCCGCTATTGCGGGCGGTCAACAAGTTAGAATTGTTGGACCGGGAGCTGCAGTGGTTCGAGCCGCAGCCCCTGGAGCTCCCGGAGTTTTGCAACATAGACTGGTCGCCCCGCTTCGAGGAACTGTCCAACAACCGCCCACACGAATG GTAACAGCTATTCGACAACCAGTTTCTCAACATCAAACGATCTCAGCATCTCAACCTCCTGCGTTACATCCCGTATATGCAGGAGCTGGTCAACAGCAAGTAGTACCGTCGCAAAATGCCTCTCAGCAGCCTAGGCCTACCGTGGCTAGGCCTCTGCAAGTGAGGCCTGCTGGGCAGGGTAGACCACCTCCTCAGAGAGTGGTAGCCCCTGCTGGAAGTAAAAATGTATCGGTGGTGGGAGCAAAGGGAGCAATTTCTGGAATCGGATCGAATAGACCGTCAGCAAAAGAGAAAG AAAAGAAATCATTTTCGGCAGCATATACCGGTGACGACGACATCAACGATGTAGCTGCCATGGGTGGCGTAAATCTGGCGGAGGAGACGCAGAAAATTTTGGGCTCAACCGAATACGTGGGAACCCAAATTCGGTCGTGCAAAGAAGATATATTGTGTTCAATGGGTCCACTACAATTAAAA ATTAGGCAAATTTTGACCAAACACGGGTTGGAGGACCCGAGTACCGGTGATGTCGCGGCATGCGTATCACACGCCGCCCAAGAGCGGTTGCGAAACTTGGTGGAAAAGCTCGCGGTCATCACCGAACATAGACTAGAATTAGTGAAAAGTGATTCTCGGTATGAGGTTACCAATGATATTAAGG GTCAACTGAAGTTTTTAGAGGATCTGGACAAAGCTGAAAGGAAAAAGCACGAGGAACTGGAACGAGAAATGCTTCTTCGGGCGGCGAAAAGCCGCTCGAAGACCGAGGATCCCGAACAGGCCAAACTCAAAG CTAAAGCGAAGGAGATGCAAAGAGTAGAGATGGAAGAGTTGCGGCAGAGAGAGGCGAACGCCACTGCTTTGCAGGCCATCGGACCCAGGAAAAAACCTCGATTGGATGGAGAAACGACAATGAATGCACAG aACCCGTCCGTGGGCGGTACCAACAACACCCCACATCGCGGCCAAATGCCGCTCCGTCAGCGCATAAAAAAAGTAACGATGCGCGACCTCCAGTTCCTGTTCGAGAGCGAAAAAGACCTGTGTAGGAGTAAACTGTTGTACAAGGCGTACCTCAAGTGA